The Paenibacillus sp. RC334 nucleotide sequence GCAATCGTGATCAGGCCCGAGCGGGATTCCCAAATTTCATCCTTGCGCGAAATTTCCGAAGGGCTTTTGCCATCCTCGTAAATGAGCGGCCGTACACCTGCCCAGCTCGATTCCACATCCTTGACGGTCAGCTTCACCTCAGGAAACATGCCGTTGATCGCTTGAAGCACATATGTCCGGTCTTTGGCGGTCATTCGGGGATGAGCTGTATCCCCTTCATATACCGTGTCGGTCGTACCTGCGTACGTTTTCCCGTCACGGGGAATAGCGAATACCATCCGTCCATCCGGTGTATCAAAATAAACGGCCTGTCTGAGCGGGAATCGCTTGGCATCGAACACCAGATGGACACCTTTGGTCAAGCGAAGTACCTTGCCTTCTTTGGACCGATCCATCTCCCGCAGCGTATCCACCCACGGTCCGGCGGCGTTAACAACCAGCGAAGCCCGGATTTCATGAGACTGCCCCGTTACCCGATCCGTTACGCTCGCGCCGCTGATTTGTCCGTCATCATACAGCAGCTTGTCGGCCTTGGCGTAGTTTACAGCCAAAGCTCCTCGTGCCACAGCCTCCTTCATGACCTCAATCGTCAGACGAGCATCGTCCGTACGGTACTCCACATAGCTGCCGCTCCCCTTGAGTCCTTCCCGCTTCAACAAAGGCTCCCGCTCCAGCGTAGCCCGAATATCCAGCATTCGGCGGCGTTCACTATGCTTAACCCCGGCGAGAAAATCATATACCAGCAGTCCGACAGAAGTGGTAAATGCGTTAAACGTGCCTCCCTTGTGAAACGGAAGCAGCATACGCTCCGGCGTGGTCACATGCGGGCCATTTTCGAATACAATTGCCCGCTCCTTCCCGACCTCGGCTACCATTTTAACCTCAAACTGCTTCAAATATCGAAGGCCGCCATGCACCAGCTTTGTGGATCGACTGGACGTACCTGCCGCAAAATCCTGCATCTCGACCAGCGCTGTCTTCAAGCCGCGGTCAGCGGCATCCAGCGCAATCCCTGCCCCTGTAATCCCGCCGCCAATAATTAAAATATCAAAATGCTCACGCCCCATACGCTCCAAAACAGCCGTTCTCTCCTGCGCAGCAAATGCAAGCTCTCCCATTTTCTATCCCTCCATCTCTATAATCATCCACCGACCCAGTCATCAAAAGATACAAAAAAAGACCACGAACATCGCTGCGGCGTATGCCGAGCGGTTCATGGTCTCTCCAAATCTCCTGACGAGTATTAACTTATCTATATCCTAGCACACACCGTACTCTGTGAAAAGGGGTTATTAGCTATTGCCTATAATGCTCAAAAAGCTG carries:
- a CDS encoding FAD-dependent oxidoreductase, which translates into the protein MGELAFAAQERTAVLERMGREHFDILIIGGGITGAGIALDAADRGLKTALVEMQDFAAGTSSRSTKLVHGGLRYLKQFEVKMVAEVGKERAIVFENGPHVTTPERMLLPFHKGGTFNAFTTSVGLLVYDFLAGVKHSERRRMLDIRATLEREPLLKREGLKGSGSYVEYRTDDARLTIEVMKEAVARGALAVNYAKADKLLYDDGQISGASVTDRVTGQSHEIRASLVVNAAGPWVDTLREMDRSKEGKVLRLTKGVHLVFDAKRFPLRQAVYFDTPDGRMVFAIPRDGKTYAGTTDTVYEGDTAHPRMTAKDRTYVLQAINGMFPEVKLTVKDVESSWAGVRPLIYEDGKSPSEISRKDEIWESRSGLITIAGGKLTGYRKMSELVVDRVVRELGRLHGQTFRACRTRHIPISGGNVGGSAGWDAFVSGQAAAGAALGLPPETARAWATRYGSNAERLFAIAARSMKEASETEAALPVEVRVPLLYAMEQEMTVTPSDFFIRRTGALFFEIDGVKRWKQPVIALMSEHAGWSAAQERQHAAELDTYLHEAVTPVEAEKKPGAVKAI